The proteins below come from a single Chrysoperla carnea chromosome 1, inChrCarn1.1, whole genome shotgun sequence genomic window:
- the LOC123291035 gene encoding mitotic-spindle organizing protein 1-like — protein MTNKMPEKDSQILKDARETFTYIYEISNLLKTGLDPDVLMCCIRLCEEGIPPEILSWVISELKRETSILMEQKTKSEENKNLQHGDRN, from the coding sequence atgaCAAACAAAATGCCTGAAAAAGATTCACAAATCTTAAAAGATGCACGTGAaacatttacatatatatacgaAATATCGAATTTATTGAAAACCGGATTGGATCCAGACGTTTTAATGTGTTGCATACGATTATGTGAAGAGGGTATACCACCTGAAATATTATCATGGGTGATCAGTGAATTGAAACGTGAAACTTCGATTCTTATGGAACAAAAAACTAAATccgaagaaaataaaaatttacaacatggtgatcgaaattga
- the LOC123291020 gene encoding zinc finger protein 525-like, which translates to MGKKKVKRVNKTINKSFNLKIRLKRNENESFSDENSYSSEFIEKKEEPTEPIMKIPKEALEKRYVCEICFKIYKNSIGLKYHMASHTGEKPYECSVCKKGFSQPSSLKVHERIHTGENPYECEFCDKTFRDKNGYNVHTRKHTGEKPYKCFICNKQFAQLNVLTTHELTHTGGKPFTCDQCEKSFTTSGNLRLHMKVHRIHCVTRKPKSADEKLKKVVTRPRGRPVKKSGKSKKTGPKFGSKQI; encoded by the coding sequence ATGGGAAAGAAGAAAGTTAAAAgagttaataaaacaataaataaatcgttcaatttaaaaattcgtCTAAAACGAAACGAAAACGAATCTTTCAGTGATGAAAATTCATATTCTAgtgaatttatagaaaaaaaagaagaaccAACCGAACCAATAATGAAAATACCGAAAGAAGCTTTGGAAAAACGATACGTATGTGAAATttgctttaaaatatataaaaattcaatcggTTTAAAATATCATATGGCATCacataccggtgaaaaaccaTATGAGTGTAGTGTTTGTAAAAAAGGCTTTTCACAGCCAAGTTCACTGAAAGTCCATGAACGTATACATACCGGTGAAAATCCTTATGAAtgtgaattttgtgataaaacttttaGAGATAAAAATGGTTATAATGTGCACACACGAAAacataccggagaaaaaccgtATAAgtgttttatatgtaacaaacaGTTTGCACAATTAAATGTTTTGACCACACATGAACTCACACATACTGGAGGAAAACCATTCACATGTGATCAATgtgaaaaatcatttacaaCAAGTGGAAATTTAAGGCTACATATGAAAGTGCATAGAATACACTGTGTGACGCGAAAACCAAAAAGTGCTGACGAAAAACTGAAGAAAGTAGTAACAAGGCCCAGAGGAAGACCAGTTAAGAAAAGTGGTAAATCTAAGAAGACTGGTCCAAAATTTGGAAGTAAACAAATATAG
- the LOC123291024 gene encoding uncharacterized protein LOC123291024 yields MHDTVIREYRDTLQMNETEFNKEIEDLKNKSNELKKDMTLKIDEKQKEIDKLQMEVNQMKTQIDEYAKEIKTLKENSDAANKAIIFNEKDIPTQSEDDLDSTPNNEIMHSTPKGNHGENSDTDSSQASFRFDTKVFSRRTNPFSQPFGTKRKNPLESPISKRLNTGNIFSIPDSSSGDKASKEIPKKVGNRVFRNTK; encoded by the exons ATGCACGATACTGTTATTCGAGAATATCGTGATACTTTACAAATGAACGAAACTGAATTTAACAAAGAAATTGAA gatttaaaaaataaatccaacGAACTGAAAAAAGATATGACtttgaaaattgatgaaaaacaaAAGGAAATTGATAAACTTCAAATGGAAGTGAATCAAATGAAAACACAAATTGATGAATATGCAAAAGAGATTAAGACCTTAAAAGAGAATTCAGATGCGGCAAATAAAgcgataatatttaatgaaaaagatATACCAACTCAATCCGAAGATGATTTAGATTCTACACCAAATAATGAAATCATGCATagc aCTCCAAAAGGAAATCATGGAGAAAATTCAGATACTGATAGCTCACAAGCTTCATTTAGATTTGAT aCGAAGGTCTTTTCCCGACGAACTAATCCATTTTCTCAACCATTTGGAACAAAACGGAAGAATCCATTAGAATCTCCCATAAGCAAG AGACTTAATACGGGGAATATTTTCTCCATACCAGATTCATCATCCGGAGACAAAGCATCTaaagaaattccaaaaaaagttGGAAATCGTGTTTttcgaaatacaaaataa
- the LOC123294734 gene encoding putative leucine-rich repeat-containing protein DDB_G0290503 has translation MEEMYFNEVSHNTNEEPGHEEYQSPVEQSSISTSDLIQKETHLLIEQNIKSNIHIQQLLSNISEATETIDSQRNEILNLQTKFEGITELYKLEISKREEVDEKISYMKRISEASLKELNTLLQRANDIEKDKAQLDTIITNYQERTECIGNDQATIQNGQMENENLKSKIQNLEENLEQLVKQLDENKKISDEQLENCKTKLAETETMLQEALNEKLKITTQFEEIEKNLAVQVENAAKLNETITQLKKENQDFNERNEKISSEIIKAKTMEKSLTEDLNNLQIRFNEVSKNLEISTNLLVINDLNNNLDVKDTYINQLKTKTVHLQNEIDDLKSRIKNQQNIIDQKSTEFE, from the exons atg gagGAAATGTACTTTAATGAAGTATCTCATAATACAAATGAAGAACCTGGACATGAAGAATACCAGAGCCCTGTTGAACAAAGCTCTATAAGCACTTCTGATTTAATTCAAAAGGAAACTCATTTATTAATCGAGCAGAAT attaaatCCAATATTCATATTCAACAACTCTTAAGCAACATAAGCGAAGCAACGGAGACAATTGATTCACAAcgtaatgaaattttgaatttacaaacaaaatttgaggGAATCActgaattatataaattagaaatatcGAAACGTGAAGAAGTAGATGAAAA aattagTTACATGAAACGTATTAGTGAAGCATccttaaaagaattaaatactTTATTACAACGAGCGAATGATATCGAAAAAGATAAGGCTCAATTGGATACCattattacaaattatcaaGAACGTACAGAATGTATTGGAAAT GATCAAGCTACCATTCAGAATGGGCAAATGGAAAATGAgaatttaaaatcgaaaattcagaAT ttggaAGAAAATTTAGAGCAATTAGTAAAACAGTtagatgaaaataagaaaatttctgACGAACAGCTCGagaattgtaaaacaaaattagcTGAAACCGAAACTAT GCTTCAAGAAGCAttaaatgaaaagttaaaaattacaacTCAATTTGAAGAGATTGAAAAGAATTTAGCAGTACAAGTTGAAAATGCTGctaaattaaatgaaacaattacacaattaaagaaagaaaatcaaGATTTTAACGAACGTAATGAAAAGATATCAAGTGAAATTATAAAAGCTAAAACGATGGAGAAATCGTTGACTgaagatttaaataatttacaaattagaTTTAATGAAGTCA gtaaaaatttagaaataagtACCAATTTATTGGTAATCAATgatctaaataataatttggatGTAAAAGATACTTATATTaatcaattgaaaacaaaaactgttcatttacaaaatgaaatcgATGACTTGAAATCTCGTATTAAAAATCAACAGAATATTATTGATCAAAAATCTACAGAATTTGagtaa
- the LOC123294741 gene encoding serine/threonine-protein kinase 11-interacting protein, with amino-acid sequence MDLSLSDVTKLSGILQENGDQILNGTSKLSISVNLLQYLNKCFNLIVDEKEIQETPNTQFQVIHSNVCLDVFRDLQFLHDFIQKVIGLKITIGINLSEPFEGSACISKFRNLKLLEIRKVPVDYITGIKNLRSQIQYIICVKSLINSLDELLIQCGGDKCTTPFVWCELREASFSYNNLTGLDSKPFEYIPYLQMLDLSHNKLVNVQSLSCLHNLKHLNLSYNQLERLPLFSQEQSKHLQTLILKNNYIEDLAGLISLLCLRELDISCNCLIDHSTLFALPMLANLQILCLEGNPLSYHPNHRKITCRYLHSNTISVKFILDNMLLSSSESMQIGTYHTNSVRLNEYLQERRDYLNSSLTNSGTFSSVSSLESIKPAIKTELRQRPRKGRKVREAIINEPSILHHLPERSSKINVQNTERIIGDNVGSLESSIHLETKKQIEGLREQYGDLWLHSKGSSLIVQDILGMEKTPVPMFSSSPYLDIAKYITSSDNENSTSNSPNSLKTIVPDNESSTVTDETYETAATSSEVPSDYNTIVDSNYESGYDESGNVETEDDDNEPEPEEEEDANSKLFVVNSESNPDNQLFLCVSIEGKVIRERNATTGVTRERWPLSILQSCERTDKGVSLKFDTVKRDKASRNYILEDESEAQNLVSLLREVLDSRPLVEMNQTVFRCMKCSTQFSTENEILDLQRIRNLGTQCPFCKSKIVMEVEDEYPKLLPPLITARDLSPETAEIALPHSPSHSSIAFDDHQTSGAPSRLLKVTADVHAPATSFSSQLQSPTHCSATSLNESIISSKVNTADNATRRGDSDIEVLSDPSQDSIEVLAVLARGSSLTPKRRRSSEERRFDMLSPILSTTSRDPPEAEISTTGLSATGIVAGLTESSSSDSLTDSVCTAYEQRKASITNTVINGKATNPVQVTAGDTSRKQDENTLYEQPELEITVNEPKTAESVGILSSMLEGLWNATSSLTSTAKPSLPSQYKIGDVEFSYANFTQIDHRVKLHLFLNIFEDENEELVWLIRAEILSHNAEKTFSGCVVLSTRKIYVLKIEGDIIGDEPQQWLIKSEGYSVDRLQTVFTLPWKQGIGFEIHKISLVGVESSIYILCFLQDLVYTTNFLAHLADASLPDTCELITKTSETTKLDILQLILSSTSEADADLTVRLLHVFTQCTISNNNTNEDANSSNITADAQKVINMGILLVTNSDMILTDCLAWLQPESTKTPSVYSTQSISNLVEVIRENNIVTLNFLDETTNKNEQWQLSTISNSAIDSIIEAIRGPWEQLFSIPLQDPSTSPCSCTSSGENINNNNN; translated from the exons atggatCTATCATTATCAGATGTTACAAAATTATCAGGAATTTTACAAGAGAATGgtgatcaaattttaaatggaacaagtaaattatcaatatcagtgaatttattacaatatttaaataaatgttttaatttaatcgtTGATGAGAAAGAGATTCAAGAGACACCAAATACACAATTTCAAGTAATCCATTCAAATGTATGTTTGGATGTATTTCgtgatttacaatttttacatgattttatacaaaaagtaattggtttaaaaattacaattggaATAAATTTAAGTGAACCATTCGAAGGTAGTGCGTGTATAAGTAAAtttcgtaatttaaaattattagaaatacgTAAAGTACCAGTTGATTATATTAcgggtattaaaaatttacgttcacaaatacaatatattatttgtgtaaaaagtttaataaattcattagatgaattattaataCAGTGTGGTGGTGATAAATGTACAACACCATTTGTTTGGTGTGAATTACGTGAAGCATcatttagttataataatttaacggGATTGGATTCAAAACCATTTGAATATATACCATATTTACAAATGTTAGATTTAAGTCATAATAAATTAGTGAATGTACAATCGTTATCatgtttacataatttaaaacatttaaatttaagttataatCAATTAGAACGGTTACCGTTGTTTAGTCAAGAGCAATCCAAACATTTACAAACGTTAATTTTGAAGAATAATTATATTGAAGATTTAGCAG gattaatatcattattatgtTTACGGGAATTAGATATATCTTGCAATTGTTTAATTGATCATTCAACATTGTTTGCATTACCAATGCttgcaaatttacaaatattatgtttagAAGGAAATCCATTAAGTTATCATCCAAATCATCGAAAAATTACATGTCGATATTTACACAGCAATACAATTAGTGTTAAG TTTATTCTGGATAATATGCTGTTATCAAGTAGTGAATCTATGCAAATTGGTACATATCATACGAATTCTGTACGTCTAAACGAATATTTACAAGAACGTCGTGACTATTTGAATTCATCATTAACAAATTCCGGAACATTTTCATCGGTATCATCACTTGAATCTATTAAACCAGCAATAAAAACTGAATTACGACAACGACCACGTAAAGGACGAAAAGTACGTGAAGCTATTATTAATGAACCAAGTATTTTACACCATTTACCAGAAAGatcatcaaaaattaatgttCAAAATACAGAACGAATTATTGGGGATAATGTTGGATCTCTAG aatcatCAATACacttagaaacaaaaaaacaaattgaaggGCTGCGAGAACAATATGGCGACTTATGGTTACATAGTAAAGGAAGTTCGTTAATTGTTCAAGATATTTTAGGAATGGAAAAAACACCCGTGCCAATGTTTTCATCTAGTCCATATTTAGATATAGCAAAATATATCACATCATCGGATAATGAAAATTCTACATCGAATAGTccaaattcattaaaaacaattgtacCAGACAATGAATCGTCAACTGTTACAGATGAAACTTATGAAACAGCGGCCACCTCGTCAGAAGTACCTAGTGATTATAATACAATCGTTGATTCTAATTATGAATCTGGGTATGACGAATCGGGTAATGTTGAAACTGAAGACGATGATAATGAACCAGAACCGGAAGAAGAAG aagaCGCTAATAGTAAGCTGTTTGTAGTTAATTCAGAATCGAATCCagataatcaattatttttatgtgtaagCATCGAAGGTAAAGTTATACGTGAACGTAACGCTACTACTGGTGTTACTCGAGAACGTTGGCCGTTATCAATTTTACAAAGTTGTGAACGAACTGATAAAGGGgttagtttaaaatttgatacGGTTAAACGTGATAAAGCATCACGTAATTATATTTTGGAAGATGAATCTGAAGCTCAg AATTTGGTATCACTTTTACGTGAAGTACTCGATTCACGACCTTTAGTTGAAATGAATCAAACAGTGTTTCGTTGTATGAAATGCTCGACTCAATTTTCTACGGAAAACgaaattttagatttacaaCGTATACGTAATTTAG ggaCACAATGTCcattttgtaaaagtaaaattgtGATGGAAGTTGAAGACGAATATCCAAAACTCCTACCGCCATTAATTACAGCTCGTGATTTATCACCGGAAACAGCAGAAATAGCATTGCCACATTCACCATCACATTCAAGCATtg CGTTTGATGACCATCAGACATCTGGCGCTCCCTCGCGGCTTCTCAAAGTTACCGCTGATGTTCACGCCCCTGCGACTAGTTTTTCTTCACAGCTACAATCACCCACCCATT gttCAGCAACATCTTTAAATGAATCGATAATTAGCTCAAAAGTAAATACAGCTGACAACGCTACAAGAAGAGGTGATAGTGATATTGAAGTCTTAAGTGATCCAAGTCAAGATAGTATTGAAGTTTTAGCAGTTCTTGCACG AGGTTCTAGTTTAACACCAAAACGTCGCCGATCTTCAGAAGAACGACGATTTGATATGCTCTCACCAATTTTAAGTACAACATCACGAGATCCACCAGAAGCCGAAATTTCAACAACCGGTTTATCGGCTACAGGTATTGTGGCCGGTTTAACTGAGAGTAGTTCTTCGGATTCATTGACGGATAGTGTTTGTACGGCTTATGAACAACGAAAAGCGTCTATAACGAATACTGTCATTAATGGAAAAGCCACCAATCCAGTTCAAGTAACTGCTGGCGATACATCGAGAAAACAAGATGAAAATACGTTGTATGAACAACCTGAATTAGAAATTACGGTCAACGAACCAAAAACAGCTGAGAGTGTTGGAATTTTGTCGTCAATGTTAGAAG GTTTATGGAATGCCACAAGTTCACTTACGTCAACAGCGAAACCTTCACTACCAAGTCAATATAAAATTGGTGATGTGGAATTTTCGTATGCGAATTTCACTCAAATTGATCATCGcgtaaaattacatttatttttaaatattttcgaagaTGAGAACGAAGAATTAGTATGGTTAATCCGTGCAGAAATTTTATCACATAATGCGGAGAAAACGTTTAGCGGTTGTGTTGTCTTGTCGACACGAAAAATTTATGTCTTGAAAATTGAAGGCGATATAATTGG AGATGAACCTCAACAATGGCTAATTAAATCAGAAGGATATTCTGTTGATCGTCTTCAAACTGTGTTTACATTACCTTGGAAACAGGGTATTGGTTTCGAGattcataaaatttctttggTGGGAGTCGAAAgctctatatatattttatgctttttacAAGATTTAGTTTATACTACAAATTTTTTGGCCCATCTTGCAG ATGCTTCATTACCAGACACATgtgaattaataacaaaaacatcAGAGACaacaaaattagatattttacaattaatattgtCAAGTACATCAGAAGCGGATGCGGATTTAACCGTACGATTATTGCATGTCTTTACACAATGTACAATCAGTAATAATAACACGAATGAAGATGCAAATAGCAGTAATATAACAGCAGACGcacaaaaagttattaatatggGTATATTATTAGTGACAAATAGTGATATGATATTAACAGATTGTTTAGCATGGTTACAACCAGAATCAACTAAAACACCATCGGTTTATTCAACACAAAGTATCAGTAATCTTGTTGAAGTT atccgtgaaaataatatagtaacattaaattttttggatgaaaccacaaataaaaatgaacaatggCAATTATCAACAATATCAAATTCAGCAATTGATAGTATTATTGAAGCAATACGTGGTCCATGGGagcaattattttcaataccaTTACAA GATCCTTCTACTAGTCCTTGTTCTTGTACATCTTCAGGggagaatattaataataataataat
- the LOC123290955 gene encoding tetratricopeptide repeat protein 21B-like, producing MGESDIEAQLNYLCRDKYYHAVSNETSSYRQNNIFKYYKGFALLLGGGSLVPESMRILETLESDDNLNIGVILTLIYAHKKSVVIDRDAIKELEQNLKDRRKRASTQAFYYAALFLYHASKFEKARDYVDRSIKLNPDYVPALSLKGWITLAGNSTDDALHYFQLALDLDKNYLDALLGLVTVDKMLYKYDTAIAVLNRLIVKHPQLVVPLIEKMKVQLAQRDWDQVLELSNRILNLDKSNMEAIKLQALCMLNRDGKINETVGLLEMLYAEMELNEPNNVPLFTSIAQLFSRICGRNNLILQQTYKFAKKSVELAPNSVQSLTELGYQLMLQDSLGDAMETFQSATKLDESSVDALTYLTLCQLTQNNNLAQQQIELLHEIQGKKTSILSYMSAILVRGEAEKALISLNEAVALHLEHCSHLPYSDNYLKQFDPDFLIQIVHEYMRYFPPQQTSFNVITSLPNEAVKKSSHLLKKIIDNCPALLDAIYLLAKVEFYSGEITLATNTLQHIIKDIDPTLIDAHLLLARIFLHQNLHQRAAQVLEICVSYNFRVRENPLYHLINGLIVKHYGKYDECIEELRIALDSSNDVTTLIDRSTLYLELVDALMLASKRAEAEKVIQDAIKVFSGTSEQSRISIANADFCIKNQEFELAFDLLEQVKPGDPYYLQAHTKLANLYLHKRRDRGAFTKCFREVVENCPGPETFVLLGDAYMSVLELDLAIESYQQALKQNAHDTELAKKMGKALVTTFRYDEAIIYYKEAIKNPNNFALKFDLADLYVKLDQFDEAEKLLADDIVDNSTEDDDNNPLALAAKVKQLMLLGKVRENAGKLNTALNVTKEARDIQHKLQRRSIMDQTGDIGEQKLILSDICVRLAEICKAMRDNDQAIQHYKEALNAAPNQADILISLAKLYLQMNFREQCEEICNSILLNDPEHEGASIIMADLAFRKVDFDIAMHHFKQLLLKQPHNWTALARLIEVARRTGKLDEIPEYLKRAENDTNITVTESGFAYCSALYEWYSNNLNAALRNFNKARMDTEWGQKAIYNMIEICLNPDDDFMNNDNVFNDTADSIDSRVMAIEMAERLHHELKPKQNDDDDALIYRLYKNFIQLATKQKPNVERALQDFSAIASQDAYKDHVGPILGMASAYLLLKQNQRARNHLKRVVKAPWSYEDAEYLERCWLLLADNYLQSSKYEIATDLLKRVLQHNRSCVKAYEYSGYIAEKDQNYKEAAYYYERAWTLSGHSKPAVGYKLAYTFLKSRQYADAIEISTQVLKEFPEYPKIKKDILEKARNNLRT from the exons atgggtgaAAGCGATATTGAAGCTCAACTAAATTACCTGTGTCGTGATAAATATTATCATGCAGTCTCAAACGAGACATCATCATAccgtcaaaataatatttttaaatactacaAAGGTTTTGCCTTACTTTTGGGTGGTGGAAGTTTAGTACCCGAATCAATGCGTATCTTAGAAACCCTAGAATCcgatgataatttaaatattggagtgattttaacattaatataCGCACATAAAAAATCGGTTGTTATCGATCGAGATGCTATTAAAGAActcgaacaaaatttaaaagatcgACGTAAACGTGCCTCCACACAAGCTTTCTATTATGCTGcgttgtttttataccatgcctcaaaatttgaaaaggcaCGAGACTATGTGGAtcgttcaattaaattaaatcccgATTATGTGCCAGCACTATCTTTAAAAGGTTGGATTACTCTAGCAGGAAATTCAACGGATGATGcattacattattttcaacttgctttagatttagataaaaattatttagatgcACTTTTAGGACTGGTTACAGTCGATAAAATGTTGTATAAATATGATACAGCAATTGCAGTACTTAATCGTTTAATCGTTAAACATCCTCAATTAGTAGTTCCacttattgaaaaaatgaagGTTCAATTAGCTCAACGTGATTGGGATCAAGTTCTCGAATTATCAAATCGTATCttaaatttagataaaagtAACATGGAAGCGATTAAATTACAAGCGTTATGTATGTTAAATCGTGATGGAAAAATAAACGAAACTGTTGGATTATTAGAAATGTTATACGCGGAAATGGAGTTAAATGAACCGAATAATGTTCCATTATTCACATCAATCGCACAATTATTTTCCCGAATATGTGgtcgaaataatttaattctccAACAAACGTATAAATTCGCGAAAAAATCAGTGGAATTAGCTCCAAATAGTGTGCAATCGTTAACTGAACTAGGTTATCAATTAATGTTGCAAGATAGTTTGGGGGACGCTATGGAAACTTTTCAATCGGCAACCAAATTGGATGAATCTTCCGTGGATGCATTAACATATTTGACATTGTGTCAATTAACCCAGAATAATAATTTAGCTCAACAACAAATTGAGCTACTACATGAAATTCAAGGGAAGAAAACATCGATTTTGTCATACATGTCTGCAATTTTAGTTCGTGGTGAAGCTGAGAAAGCTTTAATTAGCTTAAATGAAGCTGTTGCGTTACATCTAGAACATTGTAGTCATCTACCTTACAGTGATAATTATCTCAAACAATTCGATCCAGATTTTCTTATCCAAATTGTTCATGAATATATGCGATATTTTCCACCACAACAAACAAGTTTCAACGTAATAACATCCTTACCAAATGAAGCTGTGAAAAAATCATCGCACctgttaaagaaaattattgataattgtcCCGCTTTACTCGATGCAATTTATTTGCTAGCTAAAGTTGAGTTTTATAGCGGGGAAATAACTTTAGCTACAAATACGCTACaacatattatcaaagatatcgATCCAACACTTATTGACGCTCATTTATTGTTAGCTCGAatatttttacatcaaaatttaCACCAGCGAGCAGCCCAAGTGTTAGAAATATGTGTAAGCTATAATTTTCGTGTTCGAGAAAATCCACTGTATCATTTAATAAATGGTTTAATCGTTAAACATTATGGTAAATACGATGAATGTATCGAGGAACTTCGAATTGCTTTGGATAGTTCGAATGATGTAACAACGTTAATTGATCGTTCAACGTTGTATTTAGAGCTAGTTGATGCGTTAATGTTAGCATCAAAACGAGCTGAAGCTGAAAAAGTTATACAAGACGCGATTAAAGTGTTTAGTGGAACTTCGGAACAGAGTCGTATTTCAATTGCAAATGcggatttttgtattaaaaatcaaGAATTTGAGTTAGCTTTTGATTTGTTGGAACAAGTAAAACCTGGTGATCCATATTATTTACAAGCGCATACAAAACTTGcgaatttatatttacataaacgaCGTGATCGTGGTGCATTTACAAAATGTTTCCGTGAAGTTGTTGAAAATTGTCCAG GTCCAGAAACATTTGTATTATTGGGTGATGCTTATATGTCAGTGCTAGAGCTGGATCTAGCAATTGAATCATATCAACAAGCTTTAAAACAAAACGCTCACGATACAGAATTAGCGAAAAAAATGGGCAAAGCATTAGTAACAACATTTCGTTACGATGaagcaataatttattataaagaagcaataaaaaatccaaataatttCGCATTAAAATTTGACTTAGCTGATCTCTACGTGAAATTAGATCAATTCGATGAAGCTGAGAAACTATTAGCTGATGATATTGTGGATAATTCAACCGAAGATGATGATAATAATCCGTTAGCGCTTGCAGCAAAAGTTAAACAGCTAATGTTGTTGGGTAAAGTGCGTGAAAATGCTGGGAAATTAAATACCGCGTTAAATGTAACAAAAGAGGCACGAGATATTCAGCATAAGTTACAACGACGATCCATTATGGATCAAACGGGTGATATTggagaacaaaaattaattttatcggaTATTTGTGTACGATTAGCTGAGATATGTAAAGCGATGCGTGATAATGATCAAGCTATACAGCATTATAAAGAAGCTTTGAATGCTGCTCCAAATCAAGCTGATATTTTAATTAGCTTAGCTAAACTGTATTTACAg atgaaTTTTCGTGAACAATGTGAAGAAATTtgcaattcaattttattgaatgatcCGGAACACGAGGGTGCTTCAATCATAATGGCTGATTTAGCTTTTCGAAAGGTTGATTTTGATATTGCAATGCATCATTTtaagcaattattattaaaacagccGCATAATTGGACAGCATTAGCACGATTAATTGAAGTGGCACGCCGTACTGGGAAATTAGATGAAATTCCTGAGTATTTAAAGCGTGCTGAAAATGACACAAACATCACAGTTACCGAATCAG GTTTTGCATATTGTTCAGCGTTATACGAATGGTACTCAAATAACTTAAATGCTGCGCTTCGAAACTTTAACAAAGCTCGAATGGATACTGAATGGGGACAAAAAGCAATTTATAACATGATCGAAATCTGTTTAAATCCAGacgatgattttatgaacaacgaTAATGTATTCAACGATACCGCTGATAGTATCGATTCACGTGTTATGGCCATTGAAATGGCTGAACGTTTACACCACGAATTAAAACCGAAACAAAACGATGACGATGATGCCTTAATTTATCGActttataagaattttattcAACTAGCAACGAAACAAAAACCAAATGTTGAGCGTGCATTACAAGATTTTTCAGCCATTGCCTCTCAAGACGCATACAAAGATCATGTTGGACCGATTTTAGGAATGGCCTCAgcatatttattgttaaaacaaaatcaacGTGCACGTAATCATTTGAAACGTGTTGTAAAAGCTCCATGGAGCTACGAAGATGCTGAATACCTAGAACGGTGTTGGTTGTTACTAGctgataattatttacaatcgaGTAAATATGAAATCGCCACCGATTTATTAAAACGTGTTTTACAACATAATCGATCGTGTGTAAAAGCTTACGAATATTCGGGATATATCGCGGAGAaagatcaaaattataaagaagCTGCATACTATTATGAACGAGCTTGGACATTATCTGGACATTCAAAACCGGCTGTTGGTTATAAATTAGCGTACACATTCTTAAAATCACGTCAATATGCTGACGCTATTGAAATTTCAACGCAAGTCTTAAAAGAATTTCCGGAATATCCAAAAATTAAGAAGGATATTTTGGAAAAAGCTAGAAATAATTTGAGGACATAG